Genomic DNA from Pseudanabaena sp. ABRG5-3:
TCCGCCTCAAGCTCACAGGCGGACATAGCAAATACTTTGTCTGCGATCGCCAGTTCGCCTATGTCGGCAGTCACAACATCCTCAGTGCCACCATTCCCAATCTTAAAATTGCCTATCCTGACCTCCAAGGCGATGAAACAGGCACAATTCACCGAAATCCAGAAATCATTCAAAAACTGATTACCCGCTACGACCAAGCGATCGATCTCACAGCTTCCCTAACGCCTCAAAACATGAGATTGCGTGCCTAAATATCCCAACGAATGTCTAATTTGATGATGCTTTAAACTTCCTCAACTGCCCCTAATGCCTTTAGTGTAGATTTTTGAGCCTCAGTCAAACCCTTTACCCCATTAATATTCATCTCCTCATAGGGCTTAGGAATTTTCAATAACTTGAAACTCTTTCCAGTTTGCACATTCCAAAGCCGATTAGTCCCATCCTCGCCGCCACTGGCTAAAAGCTGTCCGTCAGCGCTGAAAATCACATCACCCATATACCCAATACCAAAATTTCCTTCCAAATCGTTTAAATATTGATGAGTCCGTAAACACCAAAGCTTTACCCCTGAGGCATATCCACAAAATGCGAGGATTGGAGAAGTTGAACTTAAAGCAATTGTCCAGATGGGAAACTGGTTTTGGATTGTTCTTGCACAAATCCCCGTTGCGAGATCCCAGAACTTGATGGTGCGATCCACACTGCCACTAATTAACATTCCATCTTGACTAAACGCTAAACTTTCGACCCGATCGCTATGTCCCGCTAAAGTCATTAGACATTCAGGCGATCGCAGATCCCAAATTTTAATCGTGCCATCCCAACTACCACTAGCAAAGGTTTCACCATTGGCATCAATGGCTAGAGATTGGATTGGGCTGGTATGACCGCATAGAGTATTCAAGCATTCTCCCGTTGGCAAATGCCAGATCTTAATCGTGCGATCGCCACTTCCTGAAATCAACATCTCACCATTAGGAGAGAAAATCACAAATCTCACCCAAGTCGAATGTCCTAGGAGGGTTTGGGAACAGGTTCCATTTTTAGTATCAAAAATCTTGATCGTATGGTCGTAATTACCACAGGCAAAGGTTTGCTGGTTAGGGCTAAAGGCAACCTGCATCACTCCCGATGTACCGAGATCGAAATTTCTCAAACATTTGGCAGTCTCAACATCCCAAACCCTGACACTCTGTTCTTCATAACTAAACGAAAAGAGAGTATTGCTATCATGACTAAAGGCAACAGGCTTAGTCGCTCTGTGATAGCCCTGAATCGTTCTAATACATTGCCCCATCTCCACGTCCCATAACTTCACAATCCGATCATCACTACCACTCACCAATGTCTTCGCGTCGGGACTAAAGGCAACCGACCAAATCCGATTTTTATGACCATACAGAGTTCTAATTACTTCACCCGTACTCATTGACCACAGCTTCACCGTCTCATCATCACCCGCACTCGCTAGCATCTGACCGTCAGCACTGAAAGCGATCGCCCAAATCTGTTTCTGATGCCCTGCGATCGCGCTCACGATTTGCCCTGTATGAACATCCCAAATCTTGATCAGGCAATCTTCACCAGCACTAGCAAGTTGTCCATCTGAACTTTGAGCATCGATTTGGGGCGCAAAAGCGAGTGCATAGACCGCACTAGAATCGACAATCGTTCGCAGACAGGCTCCCGTTGACACGCTCCATAGCTTAATGGTGCGATCCAAGCCGCAACTAGCAACCATTTGACCATCAGGGCTAAAAGCAACCGATCGCACGATCTGCTCATGTCCCTCTAAGGTCATCAAGCATTTGCCTGTCTTGACTTCAATAAGTTTGACGGTGCGATCGCCTCCACAACTTGCAATCAGGCGATCGTCAGGACTAAAAGCAAGACTTGCCACCCCAAGGGCATGGGCTTCCATCGCCAGAATACATTCACCAGTTTGCACGTTCCATAGCTTAATCATGCGATCGAGGCTGCCACTTGCCATCATTTGACCATCATGACTGAAGGCAAGGGCAAATATAAATTCGCTATGGGCTTGAGTTTTGAAGAGTTGACTACCATCAGCAACTTGCCAAAAATAAATCCAGCCCCTAACATCGCTAGTGGCTAAAATCTTGCCATCGGGACTAAAGGCAGTCGCCATCATACTGCTAAAAGTGGCTCTAAAAGCGGATTTAGCAAGATCGCAGTTAGAGAAGTTTACTCCATGTAGTTCCACTTCTCTAAGGTCAGCTTGCCAAATCGATAAATTAGAGAAATCATAATCCGTTAGATCGATATGCAGATAGCAAAAGAGATTCAGCAAATTGCCACCTGCATAACCTTGCTTCGATGGAACTTCTGCTTTTAATCTCGTTAAGGCAAATGCGATCGCTTGATAGCCCACCTTATCCGCAACAGGCTGGAGGATAAAGCGCGTCTGAGCATCACGAATATAGTCTTTGGCGGTGGCTTCAATGAGAGCATGACTATGGAGCAAATTCAGTTTCTGTTCAGCGCAAGTTATCTCCTGACAAGTTTTTTCGATGAATTGATAATTGACATATTCCATCACGACGGGTTGGAGAGTGAAGCCATTAGTCGTAATTTCGATTAGCGATCGCTTCTTCAACAATTCCAGAGTCGCGATTAGTCTTTGCTTGGATTCTCGTGATAGTAAGCTCTCCTTGAGACTGAGAATCGAAATAGGTTCACGGGCGATCGCTAGCCAATACATTACCTCCTGCTCTGCTTCCGATAGCCTCAAAAATTGCCGATGTAGCAAATCCTGAATATCGCCAAAGGTAAGCCCCCCTTCCCTCATTAAGGCTAGCATTTGGGCAACATCACCACCCAGTAAATCGCGAATCCCTGCGGCGACAATTTTGAGAGCGAGGGGATTTCCCGCATAGTGAGTAATAATTTCCTGCCATTCCGCCTCGTTTGCTGCTATCGATTCTCGCTCGAATATCTGCAATCCATCCTGCTGCGATAAGCCCGATAAAGGTAGCGATCGCACTTTGTCACCTATCAATCGCGATAGTTCTGGTGGTGCTTCGCGACTGGTCATCACCAAACAACTTTGATGGCTACGTTCGCCGATATATCTAATCAAATCGCCATAGCCTTCAAAACCAGAGCGATAGCCAGAGAGATAGCCAGAGCGATCGCTCAGAATCGATTCCCAGTTATCAATTACGAGCAAACATCGCCGCGCATCTAGATAGCGCATCAGGAGGTCAAGCTGTGCGGGTAAATTATCGGGTAGTTCAAGCGGTTGCGGATGGGAGAGAAACTGCAAAATATCGGTGAGGATGCTCTCGAAAGATGGGGCATTGCGGAGCGATCGCCAGATCGTAAATTCAAATTCTTCTTTTAATTGATGGGCAAGTTGTGATGCTAGGGAAGTTTTACCCATGCCGCCCATGCCTAAAATGGTGACAATTTGATAGCGAGCGCCCATTACCCATTTTTCTAACTGTTGCAGTTCGGCAGTACGCCCATAGAAATTACGAACTTGTTGAGCCTCTTTTAAATCGATTTGAGGAGTCCTTGCGATCGCCTCTTGCCAATCCACGCCCAAAAATTCACAGATCTCCATGAAGGTCGCTTGGCGAATATCATCCCCCTGAAAAAAACGCTTAGCCACACCAATCGATCCCGCCTTTTCTAAGACTTGGCTAGCAGTCTGGGACAGCCCAAGCTGACGCAATTTGTCCTTGAGTATTTGCTGTCCTCGTTTAGATGCTTTTGCCATATTTTCTCGCCATAGTTCTGAAGGACTAGCACGCTTTGCTAGCCCTATTTTACAGATCGCGGCAATCCCGATCGCAAAATGCCGATCCTATTCATGATCCTGTAACTGATCCTAAAAGTGAGTCTTTCGCCCAAGTTAACTCAGGCATCCTATTAGACAAGCGTTATACATAGCTAATCAGAGCTAATCGGAGTTAGACATGAACAAGAATTTTTTGCTCAAGGGTTTTCAAGTTAAGGCAATTATCATCTCGCTATCGTTAGCCTTGCCAGTCGTCGTCATGGCACAAAACTTTAGCGATCGCCAAGCCAAGTCTACTCCTGACGTACCTACTTATTCCTACTCAATTGCTGATTTTGCTAATGCGATGCGCTGGCATTGGTAAATAAGATTCTAGAAAAATACTATTCAAATTGGAGGAAACTTAAATTACTCATCCAATGAAAAAGCATCTTGTCAAGATTACGATTGGAATCTCCGCATCCCTATTGACAGCATACATAGGAATCTCTGTGATTGCCGCAAATATCCTCTCGACTCCTCAAAGAATTTTTGATCCCAAAGCAGTCTCAGTCTTTAGTCAACCTCCATCAGAAGTTGATTTTTTCACTTCTGATGGAGTAGAAATCGCAGGATGGTTTCTTTCTTCCAAACTTAATCAGAAAGCAATCATCCTCGTGCATGGAATGAATTCCAGTCGTACAGCAGAAATGGGTGGGCGTTTTCCAGAATTTGCAGCAGGATTGAATCGAGAAGGCTTTACGATTTTGATGATTGACTTGCGTGGTCACGGACAAAGTGGCAATGCGAGATTTACCTTTGGGATAACCGAAAGACGAGATGTGATTGCGGCTGTGAATTGGTTAAAACGTAGAGGCTATCAGCCGAAAGCAATTGGCGTGCTTGGCGTATCTATGGGAGCATCAACTGCGATCAGCGCAACCGCAGAAGACTCTGATATTGGAGCCTTAGTTACAGATAGTGCCTATGCCGAAGTCTACCCAGTAATGCAACAGAATTGGAGTAATGTTTCAGGACTTCCTAATATTTTTTTACCATCAACAATGATGTTTGGAAGTTGGCTCACTGGCTACGATCTCACCACATCTAAACCAGTTAACGAAATTGGAAGTATTGTTCCTCGTCCTGTTTTGATTATTCATAGCAAATATGACCCCTTCACCCCTATAAATCAAGCCTATGCTTTGAAATCGGCAAATCCTCTATCAATTTACTGGGAGACATCTGCGACTAACCATGCTGAAAGCTACAACACAAATCCCAAAGCTTACATTAGGAAGGTCTCCGATTTCTTTAGTCAGAACCTAAATTAATTAGGTCATCAAAAGGAACCTTTAAATACACAGATCCCCGACTTTTTCTAAGCAAGTAAAGACAATTTACAAATTTACAAAAAAA
This window encodes:
- a CDS encoding alpha/beta hydrolase — encoded protein: MKKHLVKITIGISASLLTAYIGISVIAANILSTPQRIFDPKAVSVFSQPPSEVDFFTSDGVEIAGWFLSSKLNQKAIILVHGMNSSRTAEMGGRFPEFAAGLNREGFTILMIDLRGHGQSGNARFTFGITERRDVIAAVNWLKRRGYQPKAIGVLGVSMGASTAISATAEDSDIGALVTDSAYAEVYPVMQQNWSNVSGLPNIFLPSTMMFGSWLTGYDLTTSKPVNEIGSIVPRPVLIIHSKYDPFTPINQAYALKSANPLSIYWETSATNHAESYNTNPKAYIRKVSDFFSQNLN
- a CDS encoding NB-ARC domain-containing protein, which encodes MAKASKRGQQILKDKLRQLGLSQTASQVLEKAGSIGVAKRFFQGDDIRQATFMEICEFLGVDWQEAIARTPQIDLKEAQQVRNFYGRTAELQQLEKWVMGARYQIVTILGMGGMGKTSLASQLAHQLKEEFEFTIWRSLRNAPSFESILTDILQFLSHPQPLELPDNLPAQLDLLMRYLDARRCLLVIDNWESILSDRSGYLSGYRSGFEGYGDLIRYIGERSHQSCLVMTSREAPPELSRLIGDKVRSLPLSGLSQQDGLQIFERESIAANEAEWQEIITHYAGNPLALKIVAAGIRDLLGGDVAQMLALMREGGLTFGDIQDLLHRQFLRLSEAEQEVMYWLAIAREPISILSLKESLLSRESKQRLIATLELLKKRSLIEITTNGFTLQPVVMEYVNYQFIEKTCQEITCAEQKLNLLHSHALIEATAKDYIRDAQTRFILQPVADKVGYQAIAFALTRLKAEVPSKQGYAGGNLLNLFCYLHIDLTDYDFSNLSIWQADLREVELHGVNFSNCDLAKSAFRATFSSMMATAFSPDGKILATSDVRGWIYFWQVADGSQLFKTQAHSEFIFALAFSHDGQMMASGSLDRMIKLWNVQTGECILAMEAHALGVASLAFSPDDRLIASCGGDRTVKLIEVKTGKCLMTLEGHEQIVRSVAFSPDGQMVASCGLDRTIKLWSVSTGACLRTIVDSSAVYALAFAPQIDAQSSDGQLASAGEDCLIKIWDVHTGQIVSAIAGHQKQIWAIAFSADGQMLASAGDDETVKLWSMSTGEVIRTLYGHKNRIWSVAFSPDAKTLVSGSDDRIVKLWDVEMGQCIRTIQGYHRATKPVAFSHDSNTLFSFSYEEQSVRVWDVETAKCLRNFDLGTSGVMQVAFSPNQQTFACGNYDHTIKIFDTKNGTCSQTLLGHSTWVRFVIFSPNGEMLISGSGDRTIKIWHLPTGECLNTLCGHTSPIQSLAIDANGETFASGSWDGTIKIWDLRSPECLMTLAGHSDRVESLAFSQDGMLISGSVDRTIKFWDLATGICARTIQNQFPIWTIALSSTSPILAFCGYASGVKLWCLRTHQYLNDLEGNFGIGYMGDVIFSADGQLLASGGEDGTNRLWNVQTGKSFKLLKIPKPYEEMNINGVKGLTEAQKSTLKALGAVEEV